In Tenebrio molitor chromosome 6, icTenMoli1.1, whole genome shotgun sequence, one genomic interval encodes:
- the LOC138134157 gene encoding uncoordinated protein 58-like isoform X1, producing the protein MYEPVSDRCVTTIISPKYANHNAFDPGDEGCTRTNELVPPEKPPRKNKMNKQSKQESNEVCDGVSLKTKNSTKMKSENGDTCIDVDHVTLEANNYKNKYTNASVQTSPLIPYRLRFWPRSTCDVKCDPNENGCCTKIRLTCCCRILSQWVLSQVGLTVVVLSWALLGAFAFYKTEGPRELEQSENLAKLQNNLSVNLAKTLQQTDQQHWTFIINNYLKKHETSLLEAVSAGLGEGGGGSIWTYPGCILFAVSLLTTLGFGAPVPRTSLGRGAAVLFSAIGIPLHFLLILNMGNLGAVRLQQLAFGSSSTDIPILPRPKWLKWFPVAAIAFYYLMGVILFGFVRQRCAVDSFMFPLDFTAAGGVATTDGHVRILYALYLEFAVTLAALVLSLIQASATRGIVDVGLRLGLLTNT; encoded by the exons TGTACGAGCCAGTCTCTGACCGATGTGTCACCACTATCATTAGTCCGAAGTACGCCAACCACAACGCCTTCGACCCCGGCGACGAGGGGTGCACCAGGACCAATGAGTTGGTGCCGCCGGAGAAGCCACCCAGGAAAAACAAGATGAACAAGCAGTCCAAACAGGAATCCAACGAAG TTTGTGACGGGGTATCATTAA AAACGAAAAACTCCACCAAAATGAAAAGCGAAAACGGCGACACTTGCATCGACGTGGACCACGTCACCCTAGAAGCCAACAACTACAAGAACAAGTACACTAACGCCTCCGTCCAGACTTCCCCCCTCATTCCATACAGACTCAGGTTTTGGCCGAGGAGTACGTGCGACGTGAAGTGCGACCCCAACGAGAACGGCTGCTGCACCAAGATCAGACTGACTTGCTGCTGCAGGATACTGAGCCAGTGGGTCCTGTCCCAGGTGGGGTTGACCGTGGTGGTGCTGTCGTGGGCGTTGCTGGGCGCCTTCGCGTTTTACAAGACGGAAG GTCCTAGAGAACTAGAACAATCGGAAAATCTAgccaaattacaaaataatctTTCCGTGAATTTAGCGAAAACGTTGCAACAAACAGACCAACAACACTGGACATTCATAATAAACAATTACCTAAAAAAACACGAAACTAGTCTCCTGGAAGCTGTAAGCGCTGGATTAGGAGAAGGAGGAGGCGGAAGTATTTGGACGTACCCTGGATGCATCTTGTTTGCTGTTTCTTTACTGACGACACTAG GTTTCGGCGCACCGGTCCCACGAACCTCCCTCGGTCGAGGTGCGGCCGTCCTCTTCTCCGCGATCGGCATTCCGTTACACTTCCTCCTCATTCTCAACATGGGCAATCTGGGCGCAGTCCGACTCCAGCAGCTCGCCTTCGGGAGTTCCTCCACCGACATACCTATCTTGCCGCGCCCCAAATGGCTGAAATGGTTCCCCGTCGCTGCGATCGCTTTCTATTACTTGATGGGCGTCATCTTGTTCGGTTTCGTGAGGCAGAGGTGTGCCGTAGACAGTTTCATGTTTCCGTTAGATTTCACCGCAGCAGGTGGGGTGGCCACCACCGACGGCCACGTCAGAATATTGTACGCGCTCTATTTAGAATTCGCCGTGACGCTGGCGGCGCTCGTGCTGTCTTTGATACAAGCTTCCGCTACGAGGGGTATCGTAGATGTAGGACTGAGATTAGGACTGCTGACGAACACTTGA
- the LOC138134156 gene encoding protein tumorous imaginal discs, mitochondrial isoform X3 yields MATVRGLIGILSTKQLNIFVTPQVNKISARFLHNCLQCRKFGVSNVKSSNVLTQNHFQISSRKIHLNHVLNAKDYYQVLGVSRNASGAEIKKAYYKLAKKYHPDVNKNDPNAAKKFQEVSEAYEILGDETKRKQFDTWGATSEQMGGMGGGGPHSGHQGFAESWQYQSSIDPEELFRKIFGEAGFGRSTGFDDFAESSYGFGQAQEVIVKLTFTQAARGTNKDLTVNVIDTCPKCQGSRCELGTKATRCTHCDGTGMESVTRGPFIMRSTCRYCQGTRMFIKHKCVECEGKGSTVQRKKITVPVPAGIEDGQTVRMSVGNKELFITFQVEKSRYFKRDGPDVHTEAEISVGQSLLGGTIRIEGLYEDHTIQVMPGTSSHTRIRLTGKGMKKVNGYGHGDHYVVLKIQVPKHLSAKQKALVQAYAELETDTPGQILGVTMKTDGSKMFVSKDKQELLEALRLVLQGKL; encoded by the exons atggcGACTGTTAGAGGTCTTATTGGCATTTTGTCTACAAAACAGTTAAATATCTTCGTGACACCTCAAGTAAACAAAATTTCAGCAAGATTTCTACACAACTGTTTACAGTGCCGAAAATTTGGTGTATCAAATGTGAAAAGTTCGAATGTTCTCACTCAAAACC ACTTCCAAATCAGTTCTAGAAAGATACATTTAAATCACGTGTTAAATGCCAAAGATTATTACCAAGTTTTGGGAGTTAGTAGAAACGCATCTGGGGCGGAAATAAAGAAGGCGTATtataaattagcaaaaaagTATCACCCTGACGTTAACAAAAATGACCCAAATGCGGCAAAGAAATTTCAAGAAGTTTCTGAAGCCTATGAG ATATTGGGGGATGAGACAAAACGCAAGCAGTTCGATACATGGGGGGCCACCTCTGAACAAATGGGTGGCATGGGAGGAGGTGGTCCTCATTCCGGTCATCAAGGCTTTGCTGAAAGTTGGCAATATCAGTCGAGCATCGATCCAGAAGaactatttagaaaaatttttggtGAGGCTGGTTTTGGCAGAAGCACAGGTTTCGACGATTTTGCCGAGTCATCGTATGGATTTGGTCAAGCGCAAGAAGTCATAGTCAAACTGACTTTTACGCAAGCAGCTCGCGGCACAAATAAAGATCTAACAGTAAATGTCATTGATACTTGCCCTAAGTGTCAAGGAAGTCGATGCGAATTAGGTACCAAGGCTACTCGATGTACACACTGTGACGGTACTGGGATGGAGAGTGTGACACGGGGACCTTTCATTATGAGGTCTACATGTCGATATTGTCAGGGTACTCGCATGTTCATCAAACACAAGTGCGTGGAATGTGAGGGAAAGGGTTCCACTGTACAGAGAAAGAAGATAACGGTTCCTGTCCCAGcag gtATTGAAGATGGACAGACAGTGAGGATGTCTGTAGGAAACAAGGAGTTGTTTATTACATTTCAAGTTGAGAAATCAAGGTACTTTAAAAGGGATGGACCAGATGTTCATACAGAAGCTGAAATTTCAGTTGGTCAGTCTTTACTTGGCGGCACAATCAGGATTGAGGGACTGTATGAGGATCATACGATTCAG GTCATGCCAGGAACGTCATCACATACTCGAATAAGACTCACTGGTAAAGGTATGAAGAAGGTGAACGGATATGGTCACGGCGATCACTATGTTGTTCTAAAAATTCAAGTCCCCAAACATCTTTCTGCAAAACAGAAGGCTCTGGTTCAAGCTTATGCCGAACTTGAAACAGATACACCAGGACAAATTTTAGGAGTCACGATGAAAACTGATG gtAGCAAAATGTTTGTGTCCAAAGACAAACAAGAACTTTTAGAAGCCCTTAGGTTAGTGCTACAAG GAAAGTTGTAG
- the LOC138134157 gene encoding uncoordinated protein 58-like isoform X3: MKIALENHRREETKNSTKMKSENGDTCIDVDHVTLEANNYKNKYTNASVQTSPLIPYRLRFWPRSTCDVKCDPNENGCCTKIRLTCCCRILSQWVLSQVGLTVVVLSWALLGAFAFYKTEGPRELEQSENLAKLQNNLSVNLAKTLQQTDQQHWTFIINNYLKKHETSLLEAVSAGLGEGGGGSIWTYPGCILFAVSLLTTLGFGAPVPRTSLGRGAAVLFSAIGIPLHFLLILNMGNLGAVRLQQLAFGSSSTDIPILPRPKWLKWFPVAAIAFYYLMGVILFGFVRQRCAVDSFMFPLDFTAAGGVATTDGHVRILYALYLEFAVTLAALVLSLIQASATRGIVDVGLRLGLLTNT; the protein is encoded by the exons ATGAAAATCGCTCTCGAAAACCACCGTCGCGAAG AAACGAAAAACTCCACCAAAATGAAAAGCGAAAACGGCGACACTTGCATCGACGTGGACCACGTCACCCTAGAAGCCAACAACTACAAGAACAAGTACACTAACGCCTCCGTCCAGACTTCCCCCCTCATTCCATACAGACTCAGGTTTTGGCCGAGGAGTACGTGCGACGTGAAGTGCGACCCCAACGAGAACGGCTGCTGCACCAAGATCAGACTGACTTGCTGCTGCAGGATACTGAGCCAGTGGGTCCTGTCCCAGGTGGGGTTGACCGTGGTGGTGCTGTCGTGGGCGTTGCTGGGCGCCTTCGCGTTTTACAAGACGGAAG GTCCTAGAGAACTAGAACAATCGGAAAATCTAgccaaattacaaaataatctTTCCGTGAATTTAGCGAAAACGTTGCAACAAACAGACCAACAACACTGGACATTCATAATAAACAATTACCTAAAAAAACACGAAACTAGTCTCCTGGAAGCTGTAAGCGCTGGATTAGGAGAAGGAGGAGGCGGAAGTATTTGGACGTACCCTGGATGCATCTTGTTTGCTGTTTCTTTACTGACGACACTAG GTTTCGGCGCACCGGTCCCACGAACCTCCCTCGGTCGAGGTGCGGCCGTCCTCTTCTCCGCGATCGGCATTCCGTTACACTTCCTCCTCATTCTCAACATGGGCAATCTGGGCGCAGTCCGACTCCAGCAGCTCGCCTTCGGGAGTTCCTCCACCGACATACCTATCTTGCCGCGCCCCAAATGGCTGAAATGGTTCCCCGTCGCTGCGATCGCTTTCTATTACTTGATGGGCGTCATCTTGTTCGGTTTCGTGAGGCAGAGGTGTGCCGTAGACAGTTTCATGTTTCCGTTAGATTTCACCGCAGCAGGTGGGGTGGCCACCACCGACGGCCACGTCAGAATATTGTACGCGCTCTATTTAGAATTCGCCGTGACGCTGGCGGCGCTCGTGCTGTCTTTGATACAAGCTTCCGCTACGAGGGGTATCGTAGATGTAGGACTGAGATTAGGACTGCTGACGAACACTTGA
- the LOC138134157 gene encoding uncoordinated protein 58-like isoform X2 — translation MYEPVSDRCVTTIISPKYANHNAFDPGDEGCTRTNELVPPEKPPRKNKMNKQSKQESNEETKNSTKMKSENGDTCIDVDHVTLEANNYKNKYTNASVQTSPLIPYRLRFWPRSTCDVKCDPNENGCCTKIRLTCCCRILSQWVLSQVGLTVVVLSWALLGAFAFYKTEGPRELEQSENLAKLQNNLSVNLAKTLQQTDQQHWTFIINNYLKKHETSLLEAVSAGLGEGGGGSIWTYPGCILFAVSLLTTLGFGAPVPRTSLGRGAAVLFSAIGIPLHFLLILNMGNLGAVRLQQLAFGSSSTDIPILPRPKWLKWFPVAAIAFYYLMGVILFGFVRQRCAVDSFMFPLDFTAAGGVATTDGHVRILYALYLEFAVTLAALVLSLIQASATRGIVDVGLRLGLLTNT, via the exons TGTACGAGCCAGTCTCTGACCGATGTGTCACCACTATCATTAGTCCGAAGTACGCCAACCACAACGCCTTCGACCCCGGCGACGAGGGGTGCACCAGGACCAATGAGTTGGTGCCGCCGGAGAAGCCACCCAGGAAAAACAAGATGAACAAGCAGTCCAAACAGGAATCCAACGAAG AAACGAAAAACTCCACCAAAATGAAAAGCGAAAACGGCGACACTTGCATCGACGTGGACCACGTCACCCTAGAAGCCAACAACTACAAGAACAAGTACACTAACGCCTCCGTCCAGACTTCCCCCCTCATTCCATACAGACTCAGGTTTTGGCCGAGGAGTACGTGCGACGTGAAGTGCGACCCCAACGAGAACGGCTGCTGCACCAAGATCAGACTGACTTGCTGCTGCAGGATACTGAGCCAGTGGGTCCTGTCCCAGGTGGGGTTGACCGTGGTGGTGCTGTCGTGGGCGTTGCTGGGCGCCTTCGCGTTTTACAAGACGGAAG GTCCTAGAGAACTAGAACAATCGGAAAATCTAgccaaattacaaaataatctTTCCGTGAATTTAGCGAAAACGTTGCAACAAACAGACCAACAACACTGGACATTCATAATAAACAATTACCTAAAAAAACACGAAACTAGTCTCCTGGAAGCTGTAAGCGCTGGATTAGGAGAAGGAGGAGGCGGAAGTATTTGGACGTACCCTGGATGCATCTTGTTTGCTGTTTCTTTACTGACGACACTAG GTTTCGGCGCACCGGTCCCACGAACCTCCCTCGGTCGAGGTGCGGCCGTCCTCTTCTCCGCGATCGGCATTCCGTTACACTTCCTCCTCATTCTCAACATGGGCAATCTGGGCGCAGTCCGACTCCAGCAGCTCGCCTTCGGGAGTTCCTCCACCGACATACCTATCTTGCCGCGCCCCAAATGGCTGAAATGGTTCCCCGTCGCTGCGATCGCTTTCTATTACTTGATGGGCGTCATCTTGTTCGGTTTCGTGAGGCAGAGGTGTGCCGTAGACAGTTTCATGTTTCCGTTAGATTTCACCGCAGCAGGTGGGGTGGCCACCACCGACGGCCACGTCAGAATATTGTACGCGCTCTATTTAGAATTCGCCGTGACGCTGGCGGCGCTCGTGCTGTCTTTGATACAAGCTTCCGCTACGAGGGGTATCGTAGATGTAGGACTGAGATTAGGACTGCTGACGAACACTTGA
- the LOC138134156 gene encoding protein tumorous imaginal discs, mitochondrial isoform X1 produces MATVRGLIGILSTKQLNIFVTPQVNKISARFLHNCLQCRKFGVSNVKSSNVLTQNHFQISSRKIHLNHVLNAKDYYQVLGVSRNASGAEIKKAYYKLAKKYHPDVNKNDPNAAKKFQEVSEAYEILGDETKRKQFDTWGATSEQMGGMGGGGPHSGHQGFAESWQYQSSIDPEELFRKIFGEAGFGRSTGFDDFAESSYGFGQAQEVIVKLTFTQAARGTNKDLTVNVIDTCPKCQGSRCELGTKATRCTHCDGTGMESVTRGPFIMRSTCRYCQGTRMFIKHKCVECEGKGSTVQRKKITVPVPAGIEDGQTVRMSVGNKELFITFQVEKSRYFKRDGPDVHTEAEISVGQSLLGGTIRIEGLYEDHTIQVMPGTSSHTRIRLTGKGMKKVNGYGHGDHYVVLKIQVPKHLSAKQKALVQAYAELETDTPGQILGVTMKTDGSKMFVSKDKQELLEALRLVLQGKNVDTATESDSQKTTRKVVDNRDVKVENVDVKNETEDHSDTEEAKRNKMP; encoded by the exons atggcGACTGTTAGAGGTCTTATTGGCATTTTGTCTACAAAACAGTTAAATATCTTCGTGACACCTCAAGTAAACAAAATTTCAGCAAGATTTCTACACAACTGTTTACAGTGCCGAAAATTTGGTGTATCAAATGTGAAAAGTTCGAATGTTCTCACTCAAAACC ACTTCCAAATCAGTTCTAGAAAGATACATTTAAATCACGTGTTAAATGCCAAAGATTATTACCAAGTTTTGGGAGTTAGTAGAAACGCATCTGGGGCGGAAATAAAGAAGGCGTATtataaattagcaaaaaagTATCACCCTGACGTTAACAAAAATGACCCAAATGCGGCAAAGAAATTTCAAGAAGTTTCTGAAGCCTATGAG ATATTGGGGGATGAGACAAAACGCAAGCAGTTCGATACATGGGGGGCCACCTCTGAACAAATGGGTGGCATGGGAGGAGGTGGTCCTCATTCCGGTCATCAAGGCTTTGCTGAAAGTTGGCAATATCAGTCGAGCATCGATCCAGAAGaactatttagaaaaatttttggtGAGGCTGGTTTTGGCAGAAGCACAGGTTTCGACGATTTTGCCGAGTCATCGTATGGATTTGGTCAAGCGCAAGAAGTCATAGTCAAACTGACTTTTACGCAAGCAGCTCGCGGCACAAATAAAGATCTAACAGTAAATGTCATTGATACTTGCCCTAAGTGTCAAGGAAGTCGATGCGAATTAGGTACCAAGGCTACTCGATGTACACACTGTGACGGTACTGGGATGGAGAGTGTGACACGGGGACCTTTCATTATGAGGTCTACATGTCGATATTGTCAGGGTACTCGCATGTTCATCAAACACAAGTGCGTGGAATGTGAGGGAAAGGGTTCCACTGTACAGAGAAAGAAGATAACGGTTCCTGTCCCAGcag gtATTGAAGATGGACAGACAGTGAGGATGTCTGTAGGAAACAAGGAGTTGTTTATTACATTTCAAGTTGAGAAATCAAGGTACTTTAAAAGGGATGGACCAGATGTTCATACAGAAGCTGAAATTTCAGTTGGTCAGTCTTTACTTGGCGGCACAATCAGGATTGAGGGACTGTATGAGGATCATACGATTCAG GTCATGCCAGGAACGTCATCACATACTCGAATAAGACTCACTGGTAAAGGTATGAAGAAGGTGAACGGATATGGTCACGGCGATCACTATGTTGTTCTAAAAATTCAAGTCCCCAAACATCTTTCTGCAAAACAGAAGGCTCTGGTTCAAGCTTATGCCGAACTTGAAACAGATACACCAGGACAAATTTTAGGAGTCACGATGAAAACTGATG gtAGCAAAATGTTTGTGTCCAAAGACAAACAAGAACTTTTAGAAGCCCTTAGGTTAGTGCTACAAGGTAAGAATGTTGACACCGCCACAGAATCAGACTCACAAAAAACCACTAGGAAAGTTGTAGATAATAGAGATGTAAAAGTAGAAAATGTTGATGTTAAAAACGAAACCGAAGATCATAGTGACACTGAAGAAGCTAAACGAAATAAAATGCCGTAA
- the LOC138134156 gene encoding protein tumorous imaginal discs, mitochondrial isoform X2, translating to MATVRGLIGILSTKQLNIFVTPQVNKISARFLHNCLQCRKFGVSNVKSSNVLTQNHFQISSRKIHLNHVLNAKDYYQVLGVSRNASGAEIKKAYYKLAKKYHPDVNKNDPNAAKKFQEVSEAYEILGDETKRKQFDTWGATSEQMGGMGGGGPHSGHQGFAESWQYQSSIDPEELFRKIFGEAGFGRSTGFDDFAESSYGFGQAQEVIVKLTFTQAARGTNKDLTVNVIDTCPKCQGSRCELGTKATRCTHCDGTGMESVTRGPFIMRSTCRYCQGTRMFIKHKCVECEGKGSTVQRKKITVPVPAGIEDGQTVRMSVGNKELFITFQVEKSRYFKRDGPDVHTEAEISVGQSLLGGTIRIEGLYEDHTIQVMPGTSSHTRIRLTGKGMKKVNGYGHGDHYVVLKIQVPKHLSAKQKALVQAYAELETDTPGQILGVTMKTDGKDKDEMPLAGSEAKSQASQDGEKPSLLSKIKTALFG from the exons atggcGACTGTTAGAGGTCTTATTGGCATTTTGTCTACAAAACAGTTAAATATCTTCGTGACACCTCAAGTAAACAAAATTTCAGCAAGATTTCTACACAACTGTTTACAGTGCCGAAAATTTGGTGTATCAAATGTGAAAAGTTCGAATGTTCTCACTCAAAACC ACTTCCAAATCAGTTCTAGAAAGATACATTTAAATCACGTGTTAAATGCCAAAGATTATTACCAAGTTTTGGGAGTTAGTAGAAACGCATCTGGGGCGGAAATAAAGAAGGCGTATtataaattagcaaaaaagTATCACCCTGACGTTAACAAAAATGACCCAAATGCGGCAAAGAAATTTCAAGAAGTTTCTGAAGCCTATGAG ATATTGGGGGATGAGACAAAACGCAAGCAGTTCGATACATGGGGGGCCACCTCTGAACAAATGGGTGGCATGGGAGGAGGTGGTCCTCATTCCGGTCATCAAGGCTTTGCTGAAAGTTGGCAATATCAGTCGAGCATCGATCCAGAAGaactatttagaaaaatttttggtGAGGCTGGTTTTGGCAGAAGCACAGGTTTCGACGATTTTGCCGAGTCATCGTATGGATTTGGTCAAGCGCAAGAAGTCATAGTCAAACTGACTTTTACGCAAGCAGCTCGCGGCACAAATAAAGATCTAACAGTAAATGTCATTGATACTTGCCCTAAGTGTCAAGGAAGTCGATGCGAATTAGGTACCAAGGCTACTCGATGTACACACTGTGACGGTACTGGGATGGAGAGTGTGACACGGGGACCTTTCATTATGAGGTCTACATGTCGATATTGTCAGGGTACTCGCATGTTCATCAAACACAAGTGCGTGGAATGTGAGGGAAAGGGTTCCACTGTACAGAGAAAGAAGATAACGGTTCCTGTCCCAGcag gtATTGAAGATGGACAGACAGTGAGGATGTCTGTAGGAAACAAGGAGTTGTTTATTACATTTCAAGTTGAGAAATCAAGGTACTTTAAAAGGGATGGACCAGATGTTCATACAGAAGCTGAAATTTCAGTTGGTCAGTCTTTACTTGGCGGCACAATCAGGATTGAGGGACTGTATGAGGATCATACGATTCAG GTCATGCCAGGAACGTCATCACATACTCGAATAAGACTCACTGGTAAAGGTATGAAGAAGGTGAACGGATATGGTCACGGCGATCACTATGTTGTTCTAAAAATTCAAGTCCCCAAACATCTTTCTGCAAAACAGAAGGCTCTGGTTCAAGCTTATGCCGAACTTGAAACAGATACACCAGGACAAATTTTAGGAGTCACGATGAAAACTGATG GCAAAGACAAGGACGAGATGCCTCTGGCAGGCTCTGAGGCTAAATCTCAAGCGAGTCAGGACGGAGAAAAACCTAGTCtgctgtcaaaaattaaaacggcaTTGTTTggttga